The Novipirellula artificiosorum genome contains a region encoding:
- a CDS encoding ATP-binding protein translates to MDVIETMPVPSPDVFEKLATFYMGRLYDLKKGELKDDLLLYDAKDLCTHAMCVGMTGSGKTGLCLSLLEEAAIDGIPAICIDPKGDLGNLLLTFPELRSSDFLPWIDKGEATRKGVTSEQLACDKAKLWKKGIESWGQSPSRIAKFRDSVDIAIYTPGSNAGIPMTVLKSFDAPPPSLLEDSDAMRERVTGSASGLLTLLGINADPLLSREHILISSILDHCWRDGKNVNIGDLIGLIQSPPIERVGILDLDSFMPPSDRAKLAMQLNNLLASPAFSTWLEGEPLSIQKLLFTAEGKPRLSILSIAHLSDRERMFFVTILLNELLAWMRTQRGTSSLRAMLYMDEVAGYFPPVSNPPSKPPMLTLLKQARAFGLGITLATQNPVDLDYKGLSNIGTWFLGRLQTERDKARVLEGLEGAAAQTGSKFDRSAMEQTLAALGNRVFLMNNVHDDGPSVFQTRWALSYLAGPMAREQIKSLMADRKARLEKRHEDSKTESVAGEVTAPSRPVIPSGIGEQFLTPTLAANDGSRLIYRPAVYAEGTLHYVRSSADLDKWSDAKLFVPCGGGVPDDLWTASESLAADAVGSDVCDEDFTFSELPTPLRNASKFKSFEKQFKDYLYRHYAITLYKSRVLGSYAPGGCSEGEARIYFEQDAREQLDRETEKLRDKYASKMKALDKKIQSAKDRVAVEQDQYEQARLSTVVSFGASILGAFLGNKVASRTNVSKVSTAARGAGRAAQQRADVSRAEETLRQLALEMTELDQELQVEIAVLGEKYDVKNWEFDTTVIAPRKSDLKVVDPIILWTPWQVDSSGIATRLF, encoded by the coding sequence ATGGATGTCATCGAAACCATGCCTGTTCCGTCGCCAGATGTTTTTGAAAAGCTCGCCACTTTCTACATGGGACGTCTTTACGATTTAAAGAAGGGCGAGCTGAAAGATGACTTGCTGCTGTACGACGCCAAAGACCTTTGTACGCACGCGATGTGCGTCGGGATGACCGGCAGCGGCAAGACCGGTTTGTGTTTGTCGCTGCTCGAAGAAGCGGCGATCGACGGCATTCCAGCGATCTGCATTGATCCCAAAGGCGATCTTGGAAACCTACTGCTGACGTTTCCCGAGCTTCGCTCTAGCGATTTCTTGCCCTGGATCGACAAGGGGGAAGCGACGCGCAAAGGGGTCACGTCGGAACAGCTTGCCTGCGACAAAGCGAAGCTTTGGAAGAAGGGAATCGAATCGTGGGGTCAATCACCATCACGAATCGCCAAGTTTCGCGACAGCGTCGACATCGCGATCTATACGCCCGGCAGCAACGCGGGAATCCCGATGACGGTGCTGAAGAGCTTTGACGCACCGCCACCATCGCTGCTTGAGGATTCGGATGCGATGCGGGAACGCGTCACCGGCTCTGCATCCGGGCTGTTGACGTTGCTGGGAATCAATGCGGATCCACTGCTTTCTCGTGAACACATTTTGATCTCATCGATTCTCGATCATTGCTGGCGAGACGGCAAGAACGTGAACATTGGCGATCTGATTGGATTGATTCAATCGCCGCCGATCGAGCGGGTCGGTATTTTGGATCTCGATTCCTTCATGCCCCCGAGTGACCGTGCAAAGCTCGCGATGCAGCTTAACAACCTGCTTGCTTCGCCCGCGTTTTCCACTTGGCTCGAAGGGGAGCCGCTGTCGATACAGAAACTGCTCTTCACTGCGGAAGGCAAACCACGTTTATCCATCCTCTCGATCGCCCATCTGAGCGATCGCGAGCGGATGTTCTTCGTCACCATCTTGCTCAATGAATTGTTGGCTTGGATGAGGACGCAACGTGGAACCAGCTCGCTTCGCGCGATGTTGTACATGGATGAAGTTGCTGGTTATTTTCCGCCGGTGTCCAATCCCCCATCGAAACCGCCGATGTTAACGCTTTTGAAACAAGCACGTGCGTTCGGGCTTGGAATTACCCTCGCAACACAAAATCCTGTTGACTTGGATTACAAGGGGCTGTCCAACATCGGCACTTGGTTCCTCGGACGGTTACAAACCGAACGCGACAAGGCTCGCGTGCTTGAAGGGCTCGAGGGCGCAGCGGCGCAAACCGGGTCCAAGTTTGATCGCTCAGCGATGGAGCAAACGCTTGCCGCACTTGGTAATCGTGTGTTCCTGATGAACAACGTGCACGATGACGGTCCAAGTGTCTTTCAAACTCGATGGGCTTTGTCCTACTTAGCCGGACCCATGGCTCGAGAACAAATCAAGTCGCTGATGGCAGATCGTAAAGCGCGCCTCGAAAAACGCCATGAGGATTCGAAGACCGAATCGGTTGCGGGTGAAGTGACCGCACCCTCGCGACCGGTGATCCCAAGTGGCATCGGAGAACAATTCCTGACCCCTACACTAGCCGCAAACGATGGCAGCCGATTGATCTATCGACCTGCCGTTTATGCAGAAGGAACGCTGCACTATGTGCGAAGTTCGGCCGATCTCGACAAATGGTCCGATGCGAAATTGTTTGTCCCATGTGGCGGCGGCGTGCCGGACGATCTTTGGACGGCAAGTGAATCGCTTGCTGCCGATGCTGTAGGGTCCGACGTCTGCGATGAAGACTTCACCTTTAGCGAATTACCAACCCCCCTTCGCAACGCATCGAAGTTCAAGAGCTTTGAAAAACAATTCAAAGATTACTTGTACCGGCACTACGCCATCACACTTTACAAAAGTCGTGTTTTGGGAAGCTATGCGCCGGGCGGATGTAGTGAAGGCGAAGCGAGAATCTATTTCGAGCAAGATGCGCGAGAACAACTTGACCGAGAGACGGAAAAGCTTCGGGACAAGTATGCGTCCAAGATGAAAGCATTGGACAAGAAGATCCAATCGGCCAAGGATCGCGTCGCTGTGGAGCAAGACCAGTACGAGCAAGCCAGGTTATCAACCGTTGTCTCCTTTGGAGCCTCTATCCTTGGGGCGTTCCTTGGAAACAAGGTGGCGAGTCGAACGAATGTGTCCAAGGTGTCGACGGCAGCACGCGGTGCGGGCCGCGCCGCGCAGCAGCGAGCCGACGTCTCGCGAGCCGAAGAGACATTGCGGCAATTGGCGCTCGAGATGACGGAACTCGATCAGGAACTTCAGGTCGAAATCGCCGTGCTAGGCGAGAAGTACGATGTCAAGAACTGGGAATTCGATACGACCGTGATCGCACCGCGAAAAAGCGACTTGAAAGTGGTCGATCCCATCATCCTTTGGACGCCATGGCAAGTGGATTCATCCGGAATCGCAACGCGGTTGTTTTGA
- the thrS gene encoding threonine--tRNA ligase: MSTASAAIIQIQLPDGTLAKHPAHTTSMDIAKGISEGLARSVMAAEVGGRIVDANRPLGELAEEDAPLPLRLLTNRDAESLDVLRHSAAHVMARAIMRLYKGVSLAFGPTTSGGFYYDFDIPEKISEDDFPKIEAEIKKIIKDKEPFERFILDRDEARKLCEDLDQDLKVEHIDTGLGDQATVSFYRQGEFVDLCRGPHIPDAGKIKAIKLMSIAGAYWKGDASGRQLQRLYGTAFFDKKELASYLERLEEARRRDHRVLGKQHGLFAINPEVGQGLCLWLPKGARVRSTLEDFLRKELLSRGYDPVYSPHIGRVELYETSGHFPYYRDSQFSPLFGSEAGGMIDAWSQRLEAGTLDADGEEKLMEAAKVLGAEIPDYKPSASNEAKRDALHRWQKVHERYLVKPMNCPHHCHMFKAQPRSYRQLPLRLFEFGTVYRHEQTGELNGMLRVRGLTQDDAHIFCTAEQVEAEFKATIDLTKFVLEAVGLKDYRVQLSLRDPKSDKYVGSEENWDHAENALRGVMQSSGLQFNEEQGEAAFYGPKADFMVSDCIGRSWQLGTVQLDYNLPERFKLEYTGNDNSTHRPVMIHRAPFGSMERFTGMLIEHFAGAFPMWLSPEQIRVLPLSDKSIDYAVAVAKQFDEAGLKVTIDNNDGKVQAKIRNAQLDLVNYMAVVGPKEAEAGHVALRDRIEGDLGSMPMAEAIARLKKEIDERTVRQAVESKVSAAAVDSGSTGHEY; encoded by the coding sequence ATGTCGACCGCATCCGCCGCGATCATCCAAATTCAACTACCCGATGGCACCCTGGCGAAACACCCCGCCCACACCACTTCGATGGACATCGCCAAAGGCATCAGCGAAGGCCTGGCCCGCAGCGTGATGGCGGCCGAAGTCGGCGGCCGGATCGTCGATGCCAACCGACCGCTCGGCGAATTGGCGGAAGAGGACGCGCCTCTTCCGCTGCGGCTGCTAACCAACCGCGACGCGGAATCGCTCGATGTGCTGCGTCACTCAGCGGCCCATGTGATGGCCCGTGCGATCATGCGGCTCTACAAAGGCGTCTCGCTCGCGTTTGGCCCAACCACCTCTGGCGGATTCTACTACGACTTCGATATCCCAGAAAAAATCAGTGAGGATGATTTCCCAAAAATCGAAGCCGAGATTAAGAAAATCATCAAAGACAAAGAACCTTTCGAACGGTTCATTCTCGATCGCGACGAAGCGAGGAAACTATGCGAGGATCTCGATCAAGATTTGAAGGTCGAACACATCGACACGGGACTCGGTGATCAGGCGACTGTCAGTTTCTATCGACAAGGGGAATTCGTCGACCTTTGCCGCGGGCCGCACATTCCGGATGCAGGCAAGATCAAAGCGATCAAGTTGATGAGTATCGCCGGTGCCTATTGGAAAGGTGACGCCTCGGGCCGCCAACTGCAACGTCTGTACGGCACCGCGTTCTTCGACAAGAAAGAACTCGCGAGCTACCTTGAACGACTCGAAGAAGCACGCCGCCGCGACCACCGGGTGCTCGGCAAACAACATGGCCTGTTCGCGATCAATCCCGAGGTGGGTCAAGGGCTCTGTTTGTGGTTGCCCAAGGGCGCCCGCGTGCGAAGTACTCTTGAAGACTTCCTCCGCAAGGAGTTGCTGTCGCGCGGCTATGACCCGGTTTACAGTCCCCACATCGGCCGCGTGGAGCTGTATGAAACCAGCGGGCATTTCCCCTATTATCGCGACAGCCAATTTTCGCCACTGTTTGGTAGTGAAGCAGGTGGAATGATCGACGCATGGAGTCAACGACTCGAAGCTGGGACGCTCGATGCCGACGGCGAAGAGAAATTGATGGAAGCGGCCAAGGTACTCGGCGCGGAAATCCCTGACTACAAACCCTCGGCATCCAACGAGGCAAAACGTGATGCATTGCATCGTTGGCAAAAGGTTCATGAGCGATACCTCGTCAAGCCAATGAATTGTCCGCATCACTGTCACATGTTCAAGGCACAACCACGATCGTACCGGCAATTGCCACTGCGGCTATTCGAATTCGGAACCGTCTATCGTCACGAACAAACCGGTGAACTGAACGGAATGCTTCGCGTTCGAGGATTGACTCAAGACGACGCCCACATCTTTTGCACCGCCGAACAAGTGGAGGCAGAATTCAAGGCAACGATCGACCTCACCAAATTCGTCCTGGAAGCGGTTGGGCTGAAGGATTATCGTGTGCAACTGTCTTTACGTGATCCCAAAAGTGACAAGTATGTTGGCAGTGAAGAGAATTGGGACCATGCCGAAAATGCCCTCCGCGGAGTGATGCAATCGTCGGGGTTGCAATTCAACGAGGAGCAAGGCGAAGCCGCCTTCTATGGACCGAAAGCTGACTTCATGGTCAGCGACTGCATCGGCCGATCCTGGCAACTCGGGACGGTCCAGCTCGACTATAACTTGCCCGAACGTTTCAAACTCGAATACACCGGCAACGACAACTCGACTCATCGGCCGGTGATGATCCATCGCGCTCCTTTTGGTTCGATGGAACGGTTCACCGGAATGTTAATCGAGCATTTCGCAGGGGCGTTCCCGATGTGGTTGTCGCCGGAGCAGATCCGTGTGTTGCCATTGAGCGACAAATCGATCGACTATGCCGTCGCGGTCGCGAAGCAATTCGACGAAGCGGGGTTGAAAGTGACGATCGATAACAACGATGGTAAGGTGCAAGCCAAAATCCGAAATGCCCAATTGGATTTGGTGAACTACATGGCCGTCGTCGGTCCCAAAGAAGCCGAAGCCGGGCATGTCGCACTTCGCGACCGCATCGAGGGTGACCTCGGATCGATGCCGATGGCCGAAGCGATCGCTCGATTGAAAAAAGAGATCGACGAACGGACGGTTCGCCAAGCCGTCGAAAGCAAGGTCAGCGCTGCTGCTGTCGATTCCGGCTCGACCGGCCATGAGTATTAG
- a CDS encoding purine-nucleoside phosphorylase — protein sequence MLDLFDKIEDATKKIKKQFASVPKTGIILGTGLGGLAEQIEVEATIDYRDIPHFPTSTATSHKGRLVCGQLAGVPVVAMEGRFHQYEGYPLKQITLPVRVFKALGAERLVVSNACGGLNPYYSAGDIMVIEDQINLMGDNPLIGINDDRLGPRFPDMCEAYDPWWVDRTMEIGRQENLPVHKGVFVAVTGPNLETRAEYRFLRMIGADVVGMSTVPETIVAVHCGLKVVGLSVITDMCLPDALKPANVEEIIATANAASPKLITLVRRIVAEAGQTRVA from the coding sequence ATGCTGGATCTGTTTGACAAAATCGAAGACGCTACGAAAAAAATCAAAAAACAGTTTGCATCGGTTCCGAAAACCGGTATCATCCTGGGCACGGGTTTGGGAGGCCTCGCCGAGCAAATCGAAGTCGAAGCAACCATCGATTATCGTGACATCCCTCACTTCCCAACTTCGACAGCGACAAGTCACAAAGGACGATTGGTTTGCGGGCAACTTGCTGGCGTTCCAGTTGTGGCCATGGAAGGCCGCTTTCATCAATACGAAGGTTATCCACTCAAACAAATCACACTTCCCGTGCGTGTCTTCAAGGCGCTCGGGGCGGAACGACTTGTTGTCAGTAACGCGTGTGGAGGATTGAACCCGTATTACTCGGCCGGTGACATCATGGTCATCGAAGATCAGATCAATTTGATGGGTGACAACCCACTGATCGGTATCAATGATGACCGCTTGGGGCCGCGTTTTCCCGACATGTGCGAAGCCTATGATCCGTGGTGGGTCGACCGAACGATGGAAATCGGACGCCAAGAGAACCTTCCGGTTCACAAAGGTGTTTTTGTTGCGGTAACCGGACCCAATTTGGAAACGCGCGCCGAATATCGGTTCTTGCGCATGATCGGGGCGGATGTGGTTGGAATGAGCACGGTTCCGGAAACGATCGTCGCTGTTCATTGTGGGCTGAAAGTCGTTGGGCTCAGCGTGATCACCGACATGTGCCTGCCTGATGCCTTGAAACCGGCCAATGTCGAGGAGATCATCGCAACAGCAAATGCCGCGTCGCCAAAGCTTATCACTCTGGTGCGTCGCATTGTCGCAGAGGCAGGGCAGACTCGCGTCGCTTGA
- a CDS encoding tributyrin esterase — translation MSDAGSRSPQNDSTLSAFSPAAVSHVFSMAKFTDAQLRQAISEVPAADSDEELVQIQVTDATGQHSALMRLDHPVRLHVDGQLGDYAFAFNRQADIRLTGSAGHGVGEGMASGAVRVRGRAGCGAGVAMTGGTLAIFGSAGHRCGAGMRSGSIFVRGNVGDETGVGALGGMIVIGGDAGLRLGDAMNNVTVFIRGKAKSLADGVTEAPLRKREELRLGLLLINASIRGDAKEFRRVVPEAMLKAEASQRGEVVPNWR, via the coding sequence ATGTCTGACGCAGGATCTCGGAGTCCTCAAAACGATTCAACCTTGTCGGCATTCTCGCCGGCTGCGGTCAGCCACGTCTTCTCGATGGCGAAGTTCACTGACGCGCAGTTGCGACAAGCGATCTCCGAGGTTCCCGCGGCCGATAGCGATGAGGAATTGGTTCAGATTCAAGTCACCGACGCTACGGGTCAGCATTCCGCGTTGATGCGGCTTGACCATCCGGTGCGTTTGCATGTGGACGGGCAGCTTGGCGATTATGCCTTTGCGTTCAATCGGCAAGCCGACATTCGGTTAACCGGGTCGGCCGGTCACGGGGTCGGTGAAGGGATGGCCAGTGGTGCGGTTCGCGTGCGTGGTCGCGCCGGATGCGGTGCCGGAGTCGCCATGACCGGCGGCACTTTGGCCATCTTTGGCTCCGCTGGCCATCGCTGTGGCGCCGGCATGCGATCGGGAAGCATTTTCGTGCGTGGCAATGTCGGGGACGAAACGGGAGTAGGCGCTCTTGGCGGGATGATTGTGATCGGAGGGGATGCGGGATTACGGTTGGGTGATGCGATGAACAACGTGACCGTCTTCATTCGCGGGAAGGCGAAAAGTTTGGCAGACGGAGTGACCGAGGCACCGCTGCGCAAGCGGGAAGAACTGCGTTTAGGTTTGTTGCTTATCAATGCATCGATTCGCGGGGATGCAAAGGAGTTTCGCCGAGTGGTTCCCGAGGCGATGCTCAAAGCGGAAGCATCGCAGCGTGGCGAAGTGGTCCCCAATTGGCGTTAG
- a CDS encoding DNA-methyltransferase, giving the protein MGLELNQLHQGDCLEKLAAMQKGKIDLCFADPPFNIGYDYDVYEDKRNDQDYLDWCKTWIGGVHRVLKPSGTFWLAIGDEYAAELKVCATRELGFHCRSWVIWYYTFGVNCKFGFSRSHTHLFHFVKDPTLCTFNADDPAIRVPSARQLVYGDKRANPKGRLPDNTWVLRPQDLPEGFQPNGDMWYFPRVAGTFKEREGFHGCQMPEQLLGRIIRASSNEGDVVFDPFSGSGTTLVVAKKLGRKYIGTELSEVYAEKIRERLDRTQAGDPLVGAENPLQSAPSTKQGKRLGKKRTAKKRAKKRPAKTNPNSGGDKQGSFFDD; this is encoded by the coding sequence TTGGGCCTCGAACTCAATCAGCTCCATCAAGGCGATTGCCTCGAAAAATTGGCGGCCATGCAGAAGGGCAAGATCGATTTGTGTTTTGCCGACCCACCGTTCAATATTGGATACGATTACGACGTTTACGAGGACAAACGAAACGACCAAGACTACCTGGATTGGTGCAAAACGTGGATCGGTGGAGTCCACCGGGTGCTCAAGCCGAGCGGGACATTCTGGTTGGCCATTGGCGATGAATACGCGGCGGAATTGAAGGTCTGCGCGACTCGCGAGCTGGGCTTTCATTGCCGTAGTTGGGTCATCTGGTACTACACCTTTGGCGTGAATTGCAAGTTTGGGTTTAGCCGCTCGCACACCCATTTGTTTCACTTCGTCAAGGATCCAACACTCTGTACGTTCAACGCCGACGATCCGGCGATACGCGTTCCCTCGGCGCGGCAATTGGTCTACGGCGATAAACGAGCGAATCCGAAAGGCCGCTTGCCGGACAACACCTGGGTTTTGCGGCCGCAGGACTTGCCCGAGGGTTTCCAGCCCAACGGGGACATGTGGTATTTCCCGCGGGTGGCAGGAACTTTCAAAGAACGCGAAGGCTTTCATGGCTGCCAAATGCCCGAGCAATTACTCGGGCGTATTATCCGGGCGAGTTCCAACGAAGGCGACGTCGTCTTCGACCCCTTTAGCGGCAGCGGTACGACCTTGGTCGTGGCCAAAAAGCTAGGCCGCAAGTACATTGGCACGGAGCTTTCCGAAGTTTACGCCGAGAAAATTCGCGAGCGGCTCGATCGAACCCAAGCAGGCGATCCGTTGGTTGGGGCCGAGAACCCGCTGCAGAGTGCCCCCTCAACCAAGCAAGGGAAGCGTTTGGGCAAGAAGCGAACGGCAAAGAAAAGGGCCAAGAAGCGACCGGCCAAGACGAACCCCAACAGCGGGGGGGACAAGCAGGGTTCATTCTTTGACGACTAG
- a CDS encoding purine-nucleoside phosphorylase — protein sequence MIDHQNVLNEACAFIRDSAAIQPAVAMILGSGLGGVAKQIERPTTIDFADIAGFAASTASGHQGQLILGELEQQPVIAMAGRLHCYEGWNIDQVTFPVHVMAALGASRLIVSNAAGGVNPKLRVGDLLVIRDHMDWIRGVSKRAVRSATGSLGRRVNLYDDEMSAIAIEASRVENFLAMQGTYLATLGPNYETRAEYRMMRRVGADVVGMSTVPEVLAAASSGMRTLGLSLVSNVARPDAASAANHDEVLAAGKLGQTKLESIVRTVLRSFT from the coding sequence ATGATCGATCACCAAAACGTTCTTAACGAAGCTTGCGCCTTCATTCGCGATTCCGCGGCGATCCAGCCGGCGGTTGCAATGATTCTCGGCAGCGGACTGGGGGGAGTGGCTAAACAGATTGAACGCCCGACCACGATCGACTTTGCGGACATCGCGGGGTTCGCTGCGTCCACCGCAAGCGGGCATCAGGGGCAGTTGATCTTGGGGGAACTGGAGCAACAGCCGGTCATCGCCATGGCCGGTCGGCTCCATTGCTACGAAGGATGGAACATCGATCAGGTGACCTTTCCGGTCCACGTGATGGCCGCCCTCGGAGCGTCCCGATTGATCGTCAGCAACGCCGCCGGTGGTGTGAACCCGAAGCTTCGCGTGGGGGACCTGCTGGTCATCCGTGACCACATGGACTGGATTCGCGGCGTTTCGAAAAGGGCGGTTCGCTCCGCCACGGGATCGCTTGGACGCCGAGTTAACCTGTACGACGATGAAATGTCAGCGATAGCGATCGAGGCGTCGAGAGTCGAGAATTTTTTGGCCATGCAAGGAACCTACCTGGCGACGTTGGGGCCCAATTATGAGACGCGGGCAGAGTATCGAATGATGCGACGCGTTGGAGCCGATGTGGTAGGAATGAGCACGGTTCCAGAAGTACTGGCGGCGGCTAGCAGCGGGATGCGTACGCTGGGATTGTCGTTGGTGAGTAACGTCGCCAGGCCCGATGCCGCTTCGGCGGCGAATCATGATGAAGTGTTAGCGGCGGGCAAATTGGGCCAAACCAAGCTAGAATCGATCGTTCGAACCGTTCTGCGGTCATTTACGTAA